Part of the Halopenitus persicus genome is shown below.
GCCGAACGCGCCCTCGTCGTGTTCCCACGTCCGGAGGTACTTCGTGTTCTTGATGCGCGCGATGGTGAACGTCGAGGGGGCAAGCGCCTTCGCCGTCGAACACGCGACGATGTTCGTCTCGTCGTCGTCGGTGGTGGCCAAGACCATATCCGCCTCGTCGACGCCGGCCTCCTCGAGCGTGTGTAGCTCCGTTCCGTCGCCGGTGATCGTCAGGACGTCCAGCGCGTACGTCAGCTCGTCGGCCCGGTCGGCGCGGTTCTCGACGACCACGACGTCGTGGTCGTGTTGGAGGTCGGCGGCGATGCTCTCGCCGACCTGTCCCGCCCCGATGATGACTACGTGCACGGGGCGGCCCCCTGGTGTGTCATACGCCGGGGTTCTCGGAGGAAGGGTAAATGGATTGTGTCCCGTCCACGCCCCTCGTCGACCCGCTCTCCGGACGAAGAGAACATCCTTAAGAGGCTCGGCGGGAACTCACTCGTGGGAACAGCACAGCCGTAAATCCGACTCGCCGGGGCACTCGCCCACGGCTCGGGATTGCGGCAGTGCGCCGCGAGTCCCTCCGGGGACCCGCGGTCACGCTTTTGCGGTTGTGCCGTTCCAATGACAGACAATGGCACGAATGCATACACGCCGCCGTGGCTCGTCCGGTTCGGACAAGCCCGTGGCAGACGACTCGCCGGAGTGGAGCGACGTCGACGCCGAGGACATCGAGTCCCGCGTCGTCGAACTGTCCGAACAGGGCTACGACCCCAGCCAGATCGGAATGAAACTGCGTGACGAGGGCGTGACCGGCACGCCGATCCCGGACGTCAAGCTGGCGACCGGCAAGAAGGTCACCGAGATCCTCGAGGAGAACGACGCGGGCTCGTCGGTCCCCGAGGACTTCCGGAACCTCGTCGAGCGCGCGGTCCGGCTCCGTGAACACATGGAGGAGAACCCGCAGGACCACCAGAACAAGCGGGCGCTCCAGAACACGGAGTCGAAGATCCGCCGGCTCGCCGACTACTACCGCGGCGACCAGCTCGCCGAGGACTTCACGTACACCTACGAGAACGGCGTCGAGCTCCTCGAGGAGTAACCGACCGCCGATCCATCCGTCGACCCGACTCCCAACCCACACACGATGACCGAACCCGCGACCGCATCCGGCACGACGCCTGACACGATCGCCGGCGTCGTCCGCGACGCGCCGTTCATCCGGCTCGTCGCCCGCGACGACGGCGATTCCCTCGCAGCGGCGGCGCTGCTCGCGGCGGCCGCACGCGGCGTCGGCACGCCGTTCCAGATCCGGATCCATCCGGATCCGACCGGTTCGATCCGCGACGCGGTCGACACCGCGGAGCCGGAGCGGTCCGGAGGAAGCGGTGACGAGGTCCATCTGCTCGTGGGCGCCGATTTGCCCGATCGGCCGACCGCATCGGCGGTCGAGTCCTACGGGCTCGAGAGCGACGGCCGCCCCGCGAGCACCGCGGCCTTCGCCGTCGGGACCGAACTCGGAGTCGATCCCGATCCCGTGCTCGCGCTCGCCGGCGTCGTCGCCGCCGGTTCCGTTCCGGGAACGGACGGGTCCGGGGACGCGCTCGACGTCGCGACCCGCCGTCAGCTCGTCGAACGGCGCCCCGGACTCGCCGTCCCGAATCCCGAGACGGAGACCGGGCTGGCGACCGGGATCGCCGCCTCGACGCTGTTCCACGCCCCCTACTCGGGCGACCCCGACGACGTTCGGGAGGCGATCGGAACGGACGTCCTCGCGGACTCCGACCGCCGCCGGATCGCGTCGACGGTCGCGGTCGACGTGGTTGCGCCCGAGACGGCGACGCCACAGGCGTCCGCCGCCGTCGAACGCGCGCTGCGCCCCTACGCGACGACCGGTCCCGTGGGGACCGTCGGCGGCTACGCCGACGTCCTCGACGTGCTCGCACGCGAGGCACCCGGGACCGGGATCGCGCTCGCGCTCGCCGGCACGGACGGATCCGACGTGGACGACGATCTGCGATCGGCCGCGCTCGAGACGTGGCGGGCACACGGCACGGCCGCCCACGCGGCGGTCGCCGAGGCGACGACGGCGCGATACGACGGCGTCTCCGTCGCCCGCGTGTCCGCACCGGCGTCGACGCTACCCACCGTCGCCCGGCTGCTCAGCGCGTACCGCTCGCCGGAACGGGTCACGCTCGTCGTCGACCCGGAGACGGGCCGGCTGGCCGCCGCGGCCGCCGACCCGGCCGGCGTTGGCGCCGCGCTTCGTCACGCCGCCGCCGAGCTCGACGGCACCGGTTGGGGCGGCCCGACGCGCGGCGGCGCGCAGGTTTCGATCGACGACGACGGTGCGGCCGTGATCGCGGCCACGAGGGAGGCGCTATGAACGGCCACGGGGCCGACGACGAGTCCGCGGATGGCCCCAATGGTGCCGCAGACGGCTCCGACGACCGCGCAGTGGGTTCGTCCAGGGGTTCGCCCAGGACGGCGCTGGTCCGGACCGAGCACGACGATCCGGCGCTCGTCCGGGACGCGCTGGCGCCCGACAACACCGACTCGATGGACGCGCGCGTCGACGGCGACGCGGTCGTTTGTGCGATCGAGCGGGAGACGACCGGCGGGCTGCAGTCGACGGTCGACGACTACATCGTCAACCTTCGGGTTGCCGACCGTCTCGTCGCTCGCGGCCACGAACACCGACACGTCATCGGGGACGATCGGGATCGCGCCGATCGAGTGCACGCCGATCAGGATCGACGGACGGACGGGACGAACGGGCACACGACCGACGCAGACGCAACCGACGCAGACGCAACCGACGCAGACGCAACCGACGCAGACGCAACCGACGCAGACGCAACCGACGCAGACGCAACCGACGCAGACGCAACCGACGCAGACGCAACCGACGCAGACACGACACACCAGACATGAGCGAACGATCCGTATCCAAACAGACGCAAGAGAAGCGATGGTACTCGGTGCTCGCCCCCGAGCAGTTCGACCGGGACGAGATCGGCGAGACCCTCGCGGAGGAACCCGACCAGGTCGTCGGCCGGACGATCACGACGACGCTCGGCGACCTGAACCAGGACAGCAGCGGCAACAACACCAAGCTGACGTTCAAGATCACCGACGTCGGCAGCGACACGGCCTACACCGAGTTCGTGAAGTACGAGCTGACGCGGGATTACCTGCGCTCGCTCGTGCGGCGCGGCTCCTCGAAGGTCGAGGC
Proteins encoded:
- a CDS encoding 30S ribosomal protein S15 — protein: MARMHTRRRGSSGSDKPVADDSPEWSDVDAEDIESRVVELSEQGYDPSQIGMKLRDEGVTGTPIPDVKLATGKKVTEILEENDAGSSVPEDFRNLVERAVRLREHMEENPQDHQNKRALQNTESKIRRLADYYRGDQLAEDFTYTYENGVELLEE
- a CDS encoding exonuclease RecJ — its product is MTEPATASGTTPDTIAGVVRDAPFIRLVARDDGDSLAAAALLAAAARGVGTPFQIRIHPDPTGSIRDAVDTAEPERSGGSGDEVHLLVGADLPDRPTASAVESYGLESDGRPASTAAFAVGTELGVDPDPVLALAGVVAAGSVPGTDGSGDALDVATRRQLVERRPGLAVPNPETETGLATGIAASTLFHAPYSGDPDDVREAIGTDVLADSDRRRIASTVAVDVVAPETATPQASAAVERALRPYATTGPVGTVGGYADVLDVLAREAPGTGIALALAGTDGSDVDDDLRSAALETWRAHGTAAHAAVAEATTARYDGVSVARVSAPASTLPTVARLLSAYRSPERVTLVVDPETGRLAAAAADPAGVGAALRHAAAELDGTGWGGPTRGGAQVSIDDDGAAVIAATREAL